One segment of Nostoc piscinale CENA21 DNA contains the following:
- the cobJ gene encoding precorrin-3B C(17)-methyltransferase → MIKVAPAVVVLGQNSVAIARKMMSVLPGARLYGLAGRTSGVDVSFSNFGETLRELFAAGTPVIGICAAGILIRTLASLISDKRQEPPVLAVAEDGSAVVPLLGGLSGVNDLARRIAEVLDVKAAITTTGDIRFRTALLSPPAGYHLANPDDAKTFISDLLAGARVKLEGTAPWLSNSQLPIDAEGELTIKVTERLVDSTANCLVYHPQTVAIAITQPNVNLATVKQLLTDAEVAPASIAGIFAPLSIAAHSEIHNIADAFDVPTRFFTQNQWESPQAMALAVTGGQLIPTTSADIALAIAPAPLDPNTIGQPRGKLAIIGTGPGAAQWMSPEVKEILRLATDLVGYKTYLDLVGSLADGKQRHESDNREEIARATMALDLAATGKYVAVVSSGDPGIYAMAAAVFEVLDRHPKPEWDSIEIHVAPGISAMQAAAAAVGAPLGHDFCAISLSDILKPWSIIEQRIAAAAGGDFAIAFYNPVSKDRTWQLAATRDILLRYRTPNTPVVLGRNLGRPGQTIKVISLEQLTPDVADMRTVIIVGSSQTRTIQRSDGSVSVYTPRRYAQ, encoded by the coding sequence ATGATCAAGGTTGCACCTGCTGTTGTAGTGTTGGGTCAAAATAGTGTGGCAATAGCCCGTAAAATGATGAGCGTCTTGCCAGGAGCAAGATTATACGGTTTAGCAGGACGAACTTCTGGTGTTGATGTTAGTTTTAGCAATTTTGGCGAGACGTTGCGCGAGTTGTTTGCTGCGGGAACACCTGTGATTGGTATTTGTGCTGCTGGTATTCTGATTAGAACCTTAGCTTCTTTGATTTCTGATAAACGTCAAGAACCGCCAGTATTGGCTGTGGCGGAAGATGGTAGTGCGGTAGTCCCTTTATTGGGTGGGTTAAGTGGAGTCAATGATTTAGCACGCCGCATTGCTGAGGTATTGGATGTTAAAGCTGCAATTACAACTACCGGGGATATTCGGTTTCGCACGGCGTTGTTATCGCCTCCTGCTGGTTATCATTTAGCTAACCCAGATGATGCGAAAACTTTTATTTCTGATTTGTTGGCGGGAGCGCGAGTTAAATTAGAGGGAACTGCACCTTGGTTGAGTAATAGTCAATTGCCGATTGATGCTGAAGGCGAATTGACTATTAAAGTTACAGAACGGCTGGTAGATTCTACAGCTAATTGTCTTGTTTATCATCCCCAAACGGTAGCGATCGCCATCACTCAACCTAATGTTAATTTAGCTACAGTTAAGCAACTACTAACCGATGCTGAAGTTGCACCTGCCTCTATCGCTGGAATCTTTGCGCCTCTTAGCATTGCTGCTCATTCAGAAATCCACAATATCGCTGATGCGTTTGATGTACCTACACGCTTTTTTACCCAAAACCAATGGGAAAGCCCACAAGCAATGGCTTTGGCTGTCACAGGTGGTCAACTCATCCCAACGACATCTGCTGACATCGCTCTAGCTATTGCACCCGCACCCCTTGACCCCAACACCATCGGTCAGCCACGGGGTAAGTTAGCCATTATTGGCACTGGCCCTGGTGCAGCACAGTGGATGTCTCCAGAAGTCAAAGAAATTCTCAGGTTGGCGACCGACCTTGTAGGTTACAAAACTTATCTTGATTTAGTTGGGTCTTTGGCTGATGGGAAGCAACGCCATGAGTCTGATAACCGCGAGGAAATAGCGCGAGCTACAATGGCGCTAGATTTGGCGGCTACAGGTAAGTATGTCGCTGTGGTGTCCTCTGGTGATCCTGGGATTTATGCAATGGCGGCGGCGGTGTTTGAAGTCCTCGACCGTCATCCCAAACCAGAATGGGACAGTATCGAAATTCACGTTGCACCGGGCATCTCTGCAATGCAAGCAGCCGCCGCAGCAGTAGGCGCACCTTTGGGGCATGACTTCTGCGCGATTTCACTATCAGATATTTTGAAACCCTGGTCAATTATCGAACAAAGAATTGCGGCGGCGGCTGGAGGAGATTTTGCGATCGCCTTTTACAACCCTGTCTCTAAAGACCGTACTTGGCAACTTGCAGCCACTAGAGATATATTACTGCGATATCGCACACCAAACACCCCCGTAGTATTAGGCAGAAATTTGGGCAGACCAGGACAAACAATCAAGGTGATTTCGCTTGAGCAATTAACACCAGATGTCGCCGATATGCGAACAGTGATTATTGTCGGTTCTAGCCAAACCAGGACTATTCAACGCAGTGATGGCAGTGTCTCAGTTTATACGCCGCGTCGATATGCCCAGTAA